Proteins encoded in a region of the Anoxybacillus amylolyticus genome:
- a CDS encoding valine--tRNA ligase, protein MEEKQLTMSTKYDHKAVETNRYQWWLDGKFFEATGEEGKQPFTIVIPPPNVTGKLHLGHAWDTTLQDIITRMKRMQGYDVLWLPGMDHAGIATQAKVEEKLRHQGISRYDLGREKFVEETWKWKEEYADHIRSQWAKLGLGLDYTRERFTLDEGLSKAVREVFVALYKKGLIYRGEYIINWDPVTKTALSDIEVIYKDVQGALYHMRYPLADGSGYIEVATTRPETMLGDTAVAVHPEDERYKHLIGKTVILPITGREIPIIGDEYVDMEFGSGAVKITPAHDPNDFEIGNRHHLPRILVMNEDGTMNDNAMQYKGLDRFECRRQIVKDLQEQGVLFKIEEHMHSVGHSERSGAVVEPYLSTQWFVKMKPLAEAAIELQKTEGKVNFVPERFEKTYLHWMENIRDWCISRQLWWGHRIPAWYHKETGEVHVSHEPPADIENWEQDPDVLDTWFSSALWPFSTMGWPNEESADYKRYYPTDVLVTGYDIIFFWVSRMIFQALEFTGTRPFKDVLIHGLVRDAQGRKMSKSLGNGVDPMDVIDQYGADSLRYFLATGSSPGQDLRFSTEKVEATWNFVNKIWNASRFALMNMEGFTYDDIDLNGEKSVADHWILTRLNETIDTVTKLAEKYEFGEVGRALYNFIWDDLCDWYIEMAKLPLYGEDEQAKKTTRSVLAYVLDQTMRLLHPFMPFVTEEIWQHLPHEGESITVAEWPEVRPELSNEEAAETMRLLVDIIRAVRNVRAEVNTPLSKPITLYIKAKDEHVKATLETNRAYIERFCNPSELIIDTTIPAVEKAMTAVVTGAELSLPLEGLINIEEEVKRLEKELQKLDQEVERVQKKLSNEGFLAKAPAHVVEEERKKEQDYLEKREAVRARLAQLKQ, encoded by the coding sequence ATGGAAGAAAAACAACTAACGATGTCGACAAAATACGACCACAAAGCTGTCGAAACGAACCGTTACCAGTGGTGGCTTGACGGAAAATTTTTTGAAGCGACGGGCGAAGAAGGAAAGCAGCCGTTTACGATCGTCATTCCACCGCCAAACGTTACGGGGAAATTGCATTTAGGCCATGCGTGGGATACGACGCTGCAAGATATTATTACACGCATGAAGCGGATGCAAGGCTATGACGTGTTATGGCTTCCAGGGATGGACCATGCCGGCATTGCAACGCAGGCGAAAGTCGAAGAAAAACTTCGCCATCAAGGGATTTCCCGCTATGATTTAGGCCGTGAAAAGTTTGTCGAAGAGACGTGGAAATGGAAAGAAGAATATGCCGACCATATTCGCTCCCAATGGGCAAAATTAGGGCTCGGTCTCGACTATACGCGCGAGCGTTTTACGTTGGATGAAGGATTATCGAAAGCAGTACGCGAAGTGTTCGTCGCCCTTTACAAAAAAGGGCTCATTTACCGCGGCGAATACATTATTAACTGGGATCCTGTGACCAAAACCGCTTTATCGGACATTGAAGTTATTTACAAAGATGTGCAAGGGGCGCTATATCATATGCGCTATCCGCTCGCAGACGGATCGGGCTACATTGAAGTCGCGACGACCCGTCCGGAAACGATGCTTGGCGATACAGCGGTAGCGGTGCATCCAGAAGATGAGCGCTACAAACATCTCATCGGCAAAACGGTCATTTTACCAATCACCGGTCGGGAAATTCCGATCATCGGCGATGAATATGTCGATATGGAATTTGGTTCGGGGGCAGTGAAAATTACACCGGCGCACGACCCGAACGACTTTGAAATCGGGAACCGCCACCATTTGCCGCGCATTCTCGTGATGAACGAAGACGGCACAATGAACGACAATGCGATGCAATATAAAGGCTTAGATCGGTTTGAATGCCGCAGGCAAATCGTGAAAGATTTACAAGAACAAGGCGTGTTATTTAAAATCGAAGAGCATATGCATTCGGTCGGTCATAGCGAACGAAGCGGCGCGGTTGTTGAGCCATATCTTTCAACGCAATGGTTTGTTAAAATGAAGCCGTTAGCGGAAGCGGCAATTGAACTGCAAAAGACGGAAGGAAAAGTCAACTTTGTTCCAGAACGTTTTGAGAAAACATATTTACATTGGATGGAAAACATTCGCGACTGGTGCATTTCCCGTCAGCTTTGGTGGGGACATCGAATTCCGGCTTGGTATCATAAAGAAACAGGTGAAGTGCACGTTTCCCATGAGCCACCGGCAGACATCGAAAATTGGGAACAAGACCCGGACGTATTAGATACGTGGTTTAGCTCCGCGCTTTGGCCGTTTTCGACCATGGGCTGGCCGAACGAAGAATCAGCGGACTATAAGCGCTATTATCCGACAGATGTGCTTGTGACAGGCTATGACATCATTTTCTTCTGGGTATCTCGTATGATTTTCCAAGCGCTTGAATTTACAGGCACGCGTCCGTTCAAAGACGTGCTCATTCACGGCTTAGTCCGCGACGCGCAAGGTCGGAAAATGAGCAAATCGCTTGGCAACGGCGTAGACCCGATGGATGTCATTGACCAATATGGTGCCGATTCGCTTCGCTACTTTTTAGCGACAGGCAGCTCGCCGGGGCAAGATTTACGTTTCAGCACAGAAAAAGTGGAAGCGACGTGGAACTTTGTCAATAAAATTTGGAACGCGTCACGGTTTGCGCTCATGAATATGGAAGGATTCACGTATGATGATATCGACCTAAACGGAGAAAAATCAGTCGCCGATCATTGGATTTTAACGCGCTTAAATGAAACAATTGATACGGTCACGAAGCTGGCGGAAAAATACGAATTTGGCGAAGTCGGCCGTGCGCTTTATAACTTTATTTGGGACGACTTATGCGATTGGTACATTGAAATGGCGAAACTACCGTTATATGGCGAGGACGAGCAAGCGAAAAAGACGACGCGTTCTGTATTGGCGTACGTACTCGACCAAACGATGCGCCTTCTCCATCCGTTTATGCCATTTGTAACGGAAGAAATTTGGCAGCACTTGCCGCATGAAGGAGAATCCATTACGGTCGCCGAATGGCCAGAAGTTCGCCCAGAGCTTTCCAACGAGGAAGCGGCAGAAACGATGCGATTGTTGGTCGATATTATTCGCGCGGTGCGCAACGTTCGTGCGGAAGTAAATACGCCGTTAAGCAAGCCGATTACGCTTTATATTAAAGCGAAAGATGAGCACGTAAAAGCGACGCTAGAAACGAACCGGGCATACATCGAGCGCTTCTGCAATCCGAGCGAACTAATCATCGATACGACGATTCCAGCGGTCGAAAAAGCGATGACCGCCGTTGTCACAGGCGCTGAACTAAGCCTGCCGCTGGAAGGGCTCATCAACATTGAAGAAGAAGTGAAACGTCTCGAAAAAGAATTGCAAAAGCTTGATCAAGAAGTCGAGCGCGTGCAAAAGAAATTAAGCAACGAAGGCTTTTTAGCGAAAGCGCCGGCGCATGTCGTCGAAGAAGAACGGAAAAAAGAACAAGACTACTTGGAAAAACGCGAAGCAGTACGCGCCCGTCTTGCACAATTAAAACAATAG
- a CDS encoding ankyrin repeat domain-containing protein — MKKIAIAMIALLFLSGCFQTKQEKHEQFIQAIQKGDLSAVRDYIKTEKEINFQTKNGTPLDIAMKTKHKKIVVELLRAGAKSAYMPLPPLSFTIASVLPQSEETNEELVKQMINKQTVKERDKDGNTPLHYAIDSGDIELVRLLVQHGADVNATNEAGTTPLMKAAQFGQTEIVKFLYAHGADINRTDDQGETALSKAVEGNQVATVQFLLQAGANVNIKTTIGKTALMTAAEYGYDNLVSLLLRHGADVNVKDKTGNTALSLAQYWKHESIIRQLKQKGAR; from the coding sequence ATGAAAAAAATCGCCATTGCCATGATTGCACTGCTCTTTTTAAGTGGCTGTTTCCAAACAAAGCAAGAGAAACACGAACAATTTATTCAAGCCATTCAAAAAGGCGACTTATCTGCCGTTCGGGATTATATCAAAACAGAAAAAGAGATTAATTTTCAAACAAAAAACGGAACGCCACTAGATATTGCAATGAAAACGAAGCATAAAAAAATTGTTGTTGAGTTATTAAGAGCAGGAGCGAAGTCGGCGTATATGCCGCTTCCCCCGCTCAGTTTTACAATTGCGTCTGTGCTGCCACAATCAGAGGAGACGAACGAAGAACTCGTAAAGCAAATGATCAACAAACAAACAGTGAAAGAACGCGATAAAGACGGCAATACCCCCCTCCATTATGCTATTGACAGCGGGGATATAGAACTCGTCCGTCTACTTGTGCAACATGGAGCAGACGTGAATGCGACGAACGAAGCGGGAACTACCCCATTGATGAAAGCTGCCCAGTTTGGTCAAACGGAAATTGTTAAATTTTTATATGCGCATGGGGCGGATATAAATCGTACAGATGACCAAGGCGAAACTGCTTTATCGAAAGCGGTAGAAGGGAATCAAGTGGCAACGGTGCAATTTTTGCTACAAGCAGGTGCAAATGTAAACATAAAAACAACGATTGGAAAAACAGCGTTAATGACGGCTGCTGAGTATGGATACGACAATCTTGTTTCTCTCCTTCTCCGACATGGAGCGGATGTAAACGTGAAAGATAAGACAGGAAATACAGCTTTATCGCTTGCACAATATTGGAAGCACGAGTCAATTATTCGGCAGTTAAAACAGAAAGGAGCTCGGTAA
- the ysxE gene encoding spore coat protein YsxE yields the protein MQRSDIVILSHYPLHVVRIDDYGKVKKVHAAEGTFALKKIDDVQQLHAIERAAFFYRSQMLPIYWSKRGTLFVTEGNDYYYMMPWVSVREQPTAEMILAFFRDLASLQQKTLQEIHVDETELKNYYEAKKAAWEEERTFLQSYVEQCEREWYMSPFQLHCCTYFHETMQAYWFAETKLETWYEKTKESKKWRIAFVHGNARFSHYVPREQGGQFFSWERAKWAFPLVDVAVALDEYVRTPSVDDAWVDGFREYEKKLSLREEELAFFFSHVASPTYLYRVVSDYAEKRKKKQSEYRAVSKLQHAYLVMKRTEQLLMRMTTLNPLEVESDSQ from the coding sequence TTGCAGCGGAGCGATATAGTTATCCTTTCGCATTATCCTTTGCACGTAGTGCGAATCGACGACTACGGAAAAGTGAAGAAAGTGCATGCGGCGGAAGGGACGTTTGCGCTAAAAAAAATTGACGACGTTCAGCAACTCCACGCCATTGAGCGAGCCGCCTTTTTTTATCGGTCACAAATGCTGCCGATATACTGGTCGAAGCGCGGTACGCTATTTGTCACGGAAGGAAATGACTATTATTATATGATGCCATGGGTCTCTGTTCGAGAGCAGCCGACAGCCGAAATGATTCTTGCTTTTTTCCGCGACCTTGCTTCGCTCCAGCAAAAAACGTTGCAAGAAATCCATGTCGACGAAACCGAACTGAAAAACTACTATGAAGCAAAAAAAGCGGCGTGGGAGGAGGAAAGAACATTTTTGCAATCGTATGTGGAACAATGTGAGCGCGAATGGTATATGTCCCCGTTTCAACTGCATTGTTGCACGTATTTCCATGAAACGATGCAAGCGTATTGGTTTGCAGAAACGAAGCTAGAAACGTGGTACGAAAAAACGAAGGAATCTAAAAAATGGCGCATTGCGTTTGTCCATGGGAACGCCCGCTTTTCTCATTACGTACCGCGCGAACAAGGGGGGCAGTTTTTTAGCTGGGAGCGGGCAAAATGGGCATTTCCGCTTGTCGATGTAGCGGTCGCTTTAGATGAATATGTACGAACGCCGTCGGTAGACGATGCGTGGGTCGACGGCTTTCGCGAATATGAAAAAAAACTTTCCCTCCGTGAGGAAGAGCTTGCTTTTTTCTTCAGCCATGTTGCTTCTCCGACGTATTTATATCGAGTCGTTTCAGATTATGCGGAGAAACGGAAAAAAAAACAGAGCGAATATCGCGCCGTTTCCAAGCTGCAGCATGCTTATTTAGTGATGAAACGAACGGAACAACTCCTTATGCGGATGACGACATTAAATCCACTCGAGGTGGAAAGCGACAGCCAATAA
- a CDS encoding bifunctional folylpolyglutamate synthase/dihydrofolate synthase produces the protein MVNTYTEAVNWIHGRLKLGIKPGLKRMEWMLERLEHPERRLKAVHVAGTNGKGSTVCYLRHILQEAGYSVGTFTSPYVEQFNERISVNGVPISDEEIVQLVNVIQPLAEELEQTELGGPTEFEVITVMMFYYFGKMNVQDIVIIEAGLGGRLDSTNVIYPLLSVITNVSYDHMNILGETIEKIAFEKAGIIKSGVPVVTGVEQEEALHVIQEKAKQLKAKTYVLGNDFVTSDVISFEHGERFSVQTMFANYPNLTISMLGAHQVKNAALAVMAADYLRVYYSFIIEEEALRNGLAKAKWIGRFETLSDKPTIIIDGAHNEAGVESLVQTVKTHYPDRDVHLLVAALADKPLDKMIPQLSRIAKTITFTSFDFPRAATAEQLAQLCKHPNKTCCDDWKQWLTDAKKSKNDRDLFLITGSLYFISDVRKFLKN, from the coding sequence ATCGTGAATACATATACAGAAGCAGTGAACTGGATTCACGGACGGTTAAAGTTGGGGATAAAACCAGGATTAAAGCGAATGGAATGGATGCTTGAACGGCTAGAGCATCCGGAACGTCGATTAAAAGCCGTTCACGTCGCAGGGACAAACGGGAAAGGTTCGACCGTTTGCTATTTGCGCCATATTTTACAGGAGGCGGGATATTCCGTTGGGACATTCACCTCACCGTATGTGGAGCAATTTAATGAGCGAATTAGCGTAAACGGCGTGCCAATTTCCGATGAAGAAATTGTGCAGCTTGTGAACGTCATTCAACCACTAGCCGAAGAATTAGAACAAACAGAACTCGGTGGACCGACGGAGTTTGAAGTCATTACGGTGATGATGTTTTATTATTTTGGAAAAATGAACGTGCAAGACATTGTCATTATTGAAGCAGGGCTTGGTGGACGATTGGACTCAACGAACGTCATTTATCCGCTTTTATCGGTGATTACAAACGTTAGCTACGATCATATGAATATATTAGGGGAAACGATAGAAAAAATCGCGTTTGAAAAAGCGGGAATTATTAAATCCGGCGTTCCGGTCGTTACCGGCGTCGAGCAAGAAGAAGCACTTCATGTTATTCAAGAAAAAGCAAAACAATTGAAAGCAAAAACGTACGTGTTAGGCAACGATTTTGTCACCAGCGACGTTATTTCTTTTGAACATGGCGAACGGTTCTCCGTTCAGACAATGTTTGCGAACTATCCAAACTTGACGATTTCGATGCTCGGGGCGCATCAAGTAAAAAATGCAGCGTTAGCGGTGATGGCGGCAGATTATTTAAGAGTGTATTATTCGTTTATCATCGAAGAAGAGGCGTTACGAAACGGATTAGCAAAAGCGAAGTGGATCGGACGGTTTGAAACGCTGTCTGACAAGCCGACGATCATCATTGACGGGGCGCATAATGAAGCAGGTGTCGAAAGTTTAGTCCAAACAGTAAAAACGCATTATCCCGATCGCGATGTTCATTTGCTTGTGGCAGCACTAGCCGACAAACCGCTCGACAAAATGATTCCGCAGCTTTCTCGTATCGCGAAGACAATTACGTTTACGTCGTTCGATTTTCCGCGTGCCGCAACAGCCGAGCAACTCGCACAATTGTGCAAACATCCGAATAAAACGTGCTGCGACGACTGGAAACAATGGTTGACCGACGCTAAAAAAAGCAAAAACGATCGCGACCTTTTCTTAATCACTGGCTCGCTTTACTTCATTTCAGATGTGCGGAAATTTTTGAAAAATTAA
- the spoVID gene encoding stage VI sporulation protein D yields the protein MEQSYLRFSLEESIWFKRGQEVAEFLSVSLDPVISVDEYEHYITIRGALELSGEYRMTNEDGEDADLYDFSTRRFVQRITTREDGVSELFHRFPVDITIPKNRIFCLDDVYVTVESFDYDLGSDGRLSLVADISISGILEEEAEETSSWFEPFEAVARKEWYEQEVEVGDRTEQTEESEIVSEEKEHAEHALRARTTDERNETSNVGEEVVHEQEAKVSIGTSPKQAAEQEEENKKPRKENALYLTSLFKEQGEDFSRMKICIVQQGDSMDKIAKRYDISIQQLLRANHLEHETDLSEGQLLYIPIPANQRA from the coding sequence TTGGAGCAATCATATTTACGTTTTTCACTCGAAGAGTCGATTTGGTTTAAAAGGGGACAGGAAGTGGCGGAATTTCTCTCAGTTTCATTAGATCCGGTCATTTCCGTTGACGAATACGAGCATTATATTACGATTCGCGGGGCGTTAGAATTAAGTGGCGAATATCGCATGACGAATGAAGATGGGGAGGATGCGGATCTTTACGATTTTAGCACACGCCGGTTCGTCCAACGGATTACGACGCGTGAAGATGGAGTGAGTGAGCTATTTCATCGCTTCCCTGTCGATATTACGATTCCGAAAAACCGCATTTTTTGTTTAGACGATGTGTATGTCACGGTCGAATCGTTTGATTACGATTTAGGTAGCGACGGTCGGCTCTCGCTTGTTGCGGATATTTCGATTAGCGGTATTTTAGAAGAAGAAGCAGAGGAAACATCATCATGGTTTGAGCCGTTTGAAGCAGTCGCTCGCAAAGAATGGTACGAACAAGAAGTGGAAGTGGGCGATCGGACAGAACAAACGGAAGAAAGCGAGATTGTTTCCGAAGAAAAGGAACATGCCGAACACGCGCTACGTGCACGAACGACCGACGAGCGGAACGAAACTAGCAATGTTGGCGAGGAAGTAGTACATGAACAAGAAGCGAAAGTATCGATCGGAACATCGCCGAAACAAGCAGCTGAACAGGAAGAAGAAAACAAAAAGCCGCGCAAGGAAAATGCGCTTTATTTAACGAGCTTATTTAAAGAACAAGGAGAAGATTTTTCAAGAATGAAAATTTGCATTGTCCAACAAGGCGATTCAATGGACAAGATTGCAAAACGGTACGACATTTCGATTCAACAACTATTGCGAGCCAATCATCTCGAACACGAGACCGATTTATCCGAAGGACAATTGCTCTATATTCCGATTCCGGCTAACCAACGCGCTTAA
- a CDS encoding immunity protein YezG family protein: METKQMEVLYQKIANILIDMIPEDWEKILLYAEVREGFSQVYFYYYPVNRAEPVYSLDIPDIFQVDKRFYKELKRELYECFEELWNEFRVQNQEPWTNLTYILDNTGRMRINYGYDDLSEMSPVEKQEKWENEYLN, translated from the coding sequence TTGGAAACTAAACAAATGGAAGTATTATACCAAAAAATTGCGAATATCTTAATTGATATGATTCCAGAAGACTGGGAAAAAATATTGCTGTACGCTGAAGTTAGGGAAGGATTTTCTCAAGTATATTTTTATTACTATCCAGTAAATAGAGCAGAGCCTGTATATAGCTTAGATATCCCGGATATTTTTCAAGTAGACAAACGTTTTTATAAAGAGTTAAAGCGAGAGCTCTATGAATGTTTTGAAGAACTCTGGAATGAGTTCAGAGTGCAAAATCAAGAACCATGGACAAATTTAACTTACATTTTGGATAACACAGGTCGAATGAGAATCAACTACGGATATGATGATCTTTCAGAAATGAGCCCTGTAGAAAAACAAGAAAAGTGGGAAAATGAATATTTAAATTAA
- a CDS encoding DUF5057 domain-containing protein yields MRKTLSVLLSVLLLIPFFSYISIGHAATSQVVYEVLEIVSQLSSPSPLQKEIGNRKDINITTMTMKRFVALRDELDGKYDAIVISTGDYNPAPVNSSPSSSDQQRKTAHDTRNVLNDITNLRAQQMKQFYIDKGLPVFLHNDILKYQTSKLYRYFSQYKSQPVSNVIFFQDKTNLESYFAKLGSNHYVERPRIELTSIPSSTQVFKKGDSMTISYQITNYKDFANKLLTVNLYIDADFNDKYTSEEIVASKQAQGDTGTISYTFPTGFSGVRYWKVEVVDESTALKDYEKGYVKFQDVVPKINVLQIRRGEDASSLLNSKNMNPTYFKRANEYDISIDVTTLDNFQKSKVYEPNYSHELINGKYDMIIFGFADCYNGCSNPVNLNTNAVQSVKNFIATGQSVMFTHDIMYGQNNVWVNQFGAIVGQIQPQTDLGRGAPYTSTSTTKVNSGLMTDYPFTLGNNITIATTHNQYYTLDLEDESVIPWYNIYGSPRDIYDSWNHYYTYSKGNVTYSGTGHVGTTAAFPDDEQKLFVNTMYRAFLGSNHAPQLTVFTPSDADKIPSNQNIELSYKVEDLDLTDRTFSTKVWLNGNEVYSQSNVPNGTTIIRSIPHNMPNGGVATIKIEATDPKGARVTKEFQVTIEKISANIEVSRTLTSTLVPVDNGIAIQYTLNPKQVSLTSNLPLNVTNIQFQETLPKGVEVVSLPTGFTKQGTIDQGYTIKGTLPDIPFTKVGTVYTANPQTFTIQVAAKQKGEFALQQATLSYKDLNGQTVNLSFNPLRFVADYKITAVSLPDTVFINRGVPKNLNLLLNVLPQNATISSIQWSENSNGSIVSIDQNGVLTAVNKGSAEVTVKVRDVFGNEQIAKTKAIVRIPVDSISISDFAVNVGETKTIPITVSPSDAKDSVSYSIGNSLYAQINQINGTITGLKEGTTTLTVTTFNANDEIIQKTVNVTVQAVPVTAVVVSPTTAKINIGDAITLSASVVPTNATYKNVQWSSDNPNVATVDANGKVIGMSTGTATITATAHNGVKATAVIEVGSPLLGISLPQTLTVEKGKTVNVLSYITKTPANATTKITSYQFSVENSYYAVVDASGEVTAKRLGATLLTVQLIDENMKKWTATTMIKVVENATNPSKGSNKNGWLY; encoded by the coding sequence GTGAGAAAAACACTTTCCGTACTTTTGTCGGTGTTGTTGCTCATTCCATTTTTTTCTTATATTTCCATCGGTCATGCTGCTACTAGTCAAGTAGTGTATGAAGTGTTGGAAATTGTTAGTCAATTATCATCGCCGTCACCTTTGCAAAAAGAAATTGGAAATCGCAAAGATATAAATATCACTACGATGACAATGAAACGATTTGTTGCTTTGCGTGATGAGTTGGATGGAAAATATGATGCAATTGTTATTTCGACAGGAGACTACAATCCTGCTCCGGTCAACTCATCTCCAAGTTCAAGTGACCAGCAACGTAAGACTGCTCATGATACGAGAAACGTGCTGAATGACATAACTAATTTACGTGCGCAACAAATGAAACAGTTTTATATTGATAAGGGACTCCCGGTATTTTTACACAACGATATATTAAAATATCAAACAAGTAAACTATATAGATATTTTTCACAGTATAAGTCCCAACCTGTTAGTAATGTTATCTTTTTTCAAGATAAAACGAATTTAGAAAGTTATTTTGCAAAACTTGGATCTAACCATTATGTAGAACGCCCGAGGATAGAGTTAACTAGCATCCCTTCCTCTACTCAAGTCTTTAAAAAAGGCGACAGCATGACGATTAGTTACCAAATTACGAACTATAAAGATTTTGCTAATAAACTGTTGACGGTTAATTTGTATATTGATGCGGATTTTAATGACAAATATACGAGTGAAGAAATTGTTGCCTCCAAACAAGCGCAAGGAGACACTGGAACGATTTCGTATACGTTCCCAACCGGTTTTTCTGGCGTTCGCTATTGGAAGGTTGAAGTTGTCGACGAATCAACGGCATTGAAGGATTATGAAAAAGGATATGTGAAGTTTCAGGACGTTGTTCCAAAAATTAACGTATTGCAAATTCGACGTGGAGAGGATGCGAGTTCGCTTCTTAACAGCAAAAATATGAATCCGACTTATTTCAAAAGAGCGAACGAGTATGACATTTCGATTGATGTCACCACACTTGATAACTTCCAAAAAAGTAAAGTGTATGAACCAAATTATTCCCACGAGTTGATTAACGGGAAATACGACATGATTATTTTTGGGTTTGCCGATTGTTACAATGGGTGTAGTAACCCAGTGAATTTAAATACGAACGCTGTTCAATCGGTGAAAAACTTTATTGCCACTGGGCAAAGTGTAATGTTTACCCACGATATTATGTATGGTCAAAACAATGTATGGGTAAATCAATTTGGAGCAATTGTTGGGCAAATCCAGCCTCAAACGGATTTAGGAAGAGGTGCTCCTTATACGTCAACGAGCACCACAAAAGTCAATAGCGGGCTAATGACAGATTATCCTTTCACACTAGGAAACAATATTACGATTGCGACAACCCATAACCAATACTATACGCTCGATTTAGAAGACGAATCAGTCATCCCATGGTATAACATTTACGGCTCGCCGCGGGACATATACGACAGCTGGAACCATTATTATACGTATTCGAAAGGAAATGTCACGTATTCCGGAACAGGGCATGTTGGGACAACTGCTGCTTTCCCAGATGACGAGCAAAAATTGTTCGTCAATACAATGTACCGAGCGTTTCTCGGGTCAAATCATGCCCCACAGCTGACGGTGTTTACGCCGAGTGATGCAGATAAAATTCCGAGCAACCAAAATATTGAACTTTCTTATAAAGTAGAGGATTTAGATTTAACCGATCGTACGTTTTCAACTAAAGTGTGGCTGAACGGAAACGAAGTCTACTCTCAAAGTAACGTGCCAAATGGAACAACGATTATTCGTTCTATTCCACACAATATGCCAAATGGCGGGGTAGCAACAATTAAAATTGAAGCAACAGATCCAAAAGGGGCGAGAGTGACAAAAGAATTTCAAGTAACGATTGAAAAAATATCTGCAAACATTGAAGTAAGCCGGACGTTAACATCAACACTTGTGCCAGTAGATAATGGAATAGCGATTCAATATACGCTTAATCCGAAACAAGTATCATTGACGAGCAATTTGCCGTTAAATGTCACGAACATTCAATTTCAAGAAACGTTGCCAAAAGGGGTAGAAGTCGTTTCGTTGCCTACGGGATTTACAAAGCAAGGAACGATAGACCAAGGATATACGATTAAAGGGACATTACCAGATATTCCATTTACCAAAGTAGGAACAGTATATACAGCGAACCCGCAAACCTTTACCATTCAAGTAGCAGCGAAGCAAAAAGGAGAGTTTGCATTGCAGCAGGCAACGCTTTCCTATAAAGACTTAAATGGTCAAACAGTCAATCTATCATTTAATCCGCTACGGTTTGTCGCAGATTATAAAATTACAGCTGTGTCGCTTCCAGACACTGTATTTATCAATCGCGGCGTACCGAAAAATTTAAATTTGCTATTGAACGTATTGCCGCAAAACGCGACGATTTCGTCTATTCAATGGAGTGAAAACAGTAATGGTTCTATCGTTTCCATTGACCAAAACGGTGTTTTAACCGCGGTCAATAAAGGAAGTGCAGAAGTCACCGTCAAAGTGAGAGACGTATTTGGCAACGAACAAATAGCAAAAACAAAAGCAATTGTTCGTATCCCGGTTGACTCGATTTCGATTAGCGATTTTGCTGTAAACGTGGGGGAAACAAAAACAATTCCGATTACGGTTTCGCCATCTGATGCAAAAGACAGTGTTTCCTACTCGATTGGTAATTCGCTTTATGCACAAATTAATCAAATAAATGGAACGATTACAGGGCTAAAAGAAGGGACTACAACGTTAACAGTCACTACTTTTAATGCGAATGATGAAATCATTCAGAAAACGGTGAATGTAACCGTTCAAGCAGTTCCGGTAACTGCTGTAGTCGTTTCGCCAACGACAGCAAAAATCAATATTGGTGATGCGATTACCTTGTCTGCATCCGTTGTACCAACAAACGCTACGTATAAAAATGTACAATGGAGCTCTGACAATCCGAATGTCGCGACGGTTGATGCGAATGGAAAAGTGATAGGAATGAGCACAGGAACAGCAACGATTACCGCAACTGCGCACAATGGGGTAAAAGCAACTGCCGTCATTGAAGTTGGATCACCGCTTTTAGGCATTTCGCTCCCGCAAACGTTGACGGTCGAAAAAGGAAAGACAGTAAATGTATTGTCATATATAACGAAAACACCAGCAAATGCAACAACGAAAATCACAAGCTATCAATTTAGTGTAGAAAACAGTTACTATGCGGTTGTCGATGCTAGCGGTGAAGTCACTGCCAAACGATTAGGAGCAACACTTCTTACTGTCCAGTTAATCGATGAAAATATGAAAAAATGGACGGCAACAACAATGATTAAAGTAGTGGAAAATGCAACAAATCCATCTAAAGGCAGCAACAAAAACGGCTGGCTGTACTAG